In one window of Henckelia pumila isolate YLH828 chromosome 1, ASM3356847v2, whole genome shotgun sequence DNA:
- the LOC140874109 gene encoding uncharacterized protein, with product MAGRGRGRGRGNVADMTVDQLSQFITQTVQAAMGHNPPPPPVGQPNPMDAVWEEIRRLGRQVGGRPGPLQRESPFARAILDEELPANFKKPTLGEYDGSSDPEEHLGRFENAALLHRYSDPIKCRVFLTTLVRSAQQWFNLLQPGSIQSFNDFSSAFLHQYASSKKYLKTSLSLFNMKKSEVESLREYVQRFNTTALEVPAATADTLVNSFTQGLRGGEFFRSLVKKPLLTYDELLSRAEKYVNLEDAQRQRRQEGTSGSKPSAKMGAKAEGKTEGGRKRGAEEMNRVKGPYPYVPLSVSLEKAMQVCEDRRALVRPRNAEKGPRLPPSDKFCDFHQEYGHITNDCQRLGEEVQRIMYDDPRIRAELTRRANPPRQGRAPQWRNQRNEVRENQGDHQGRAPPNGQGDRVQQISNHPNRGVIHMISGGSTDGDSGRARKAHGRRLENFEVSSQLSCPTDPNISFGREDLKDVVLPHNDPLLVTLTIANYDVARIFVDTGSSVNIIFKETLDQMKLEGFELDPITTELYGFTGHALQPLGQIVLPLSLGSGEQRVTKMACFTVVEAPSSFNGILGRPALSDFRAVASTYHQKLKFPSGREVGVVRGDQKAARLCYVNEVRIDSKKKKREVGMVSIGRTSKVHGQKVLLMSEEGHEKVELISGAQIVKLAADLSPSVKQDLVGCLNKNKDVFAWSVSELTGVSAEIMVHRLNILAGVRPIK from the coding sequence ATGgcaggaagaggaagaggaaggGGAAGAGGAAATGTGGCGGATATGACTGTAGATCAGCTCAGCCAGTTCATCACTCAAACGGTGCAAGCGGCCATGGGTCATAATCCACCACCTCCTCCCGTGGGTCAGCCAAACCCAATGGATGCGGTGTGGGAAGAGATTAGGAGACTAGGTCGGCAAGTAGGAGGTCGGCCTGGGCCTTTACAAAGGGAAAGTCCTTTTGCTCGGGCTATTCTAGATGAGGAACTCCCTGCAAATTTTAAGAAGCCTACTTTAGGGGAATATGACGGGAGCTCAGATCCGGAGGAACATTTGGGGAGATTTGAAAATGCAGCCTTGTTGCATAGATATTCAGATCCAATTAAATGTCGGGTCTTCCTCACTACTTTGGTTAGGTCCGCCCAGCAATGGTTCAACCTTTTACAGCCTGGTAGTATTCAGAGTTTCAATGACTTCAGCTCAGCTTTTCTACACCAATATGCGAGTAGCAAGAAATATTTGAAGACTTCTCTCAGTTTGTTCAATATGAAGAAATCTGAGGTGGAATCGTTGCGGGAGTATGTTCAGCGCTTCAATACAACAGCTCTGGAAGTACCTGCTGCCACTGCTGACACCTTGGTCAACTCTTTCACTCAAGGGTTGAGAGGAGGGGAGTTTTTCAGATCCTTAGTCAAGAAGCCTCTTTTGACTTATGATGAGCTCCTTAGTAGAGCTGAGAAGTACGTGAATTTGGAGGATGCACAGAGGCAGAGGAGACAGGAAGGAACGTCTGGGAGTAAACCCAGTGCCAAGATGGGAGCAAAGGCAGAGGGGAAGACAGAAGGAGGAAGGAAGAGGGGGGCAGAAGAGATGAACAGGGTCAAAGGACCCTACCCCTATGTACCCCTATCGGTGAGCCTGGAGAAGGCAATGCAAGTATGCGAAGATAGGCGAGCACTTGTGAGGCCCCGCAATGCTGAGAAAGGCCCGCGGTTACCGCCATCTGACAAGTTTTGCGATTTTCATCAGGAGTATGGGCATATCACCAATGATTGTCAGAGGCTAGGTGAGGAGGTTCAAAGGATCATGTATGATGACCCTCGAATCAGAGCTGAGCTGACTCGAAGAGCAAATCCTCCTCGCCAAGGCCGAGCTCCCCAATGGAGGAATCAAAGGAATGAAGTTAGAGAGAATCAAGGTGATCATCAGGGAAGAGCTCCTCCAAATGGTCAAGGAGATAGGGTGCAGCAGATTTCAAATCATCCTAATCGGGGTGTTATCCATATGATCTCCGGAGGTAGTACGGATGGAGATTCGGGAAGGGCTCGCAAAGCTCACGGGCGTAGGttggaaaattttgaggtaaGTTCTCAGCTCAGCTGTCCCACAGACCCGAACATCAGTTTTGGAAGGGAAGATTTAAAGGATGTGGTGCTACCTCATAATGATCCCCTACTGGTCACCTTGACCATAGCCAATTATGACGTGGCTCGTATCTTTGTGGATACTGGGAGCTCAGTAAACATTATCTTTAAAGAAACTCTGGACCAAATGAAATTGGAAGGATTTGAATTGGATCCAATCACCACAGAGTTGTATGGGTTCACGGGTCATGCTCTGCAACCATTGGGACAGATAGTGCTTCCCTTGTCCCTTGGGAGTGGAGAGCAGAGAGTAACCAAAATGGCTTGCTTCACCGTGGTGGAGGCACCATCCTCTTTCAATGGAATATTGGGGCGCCCTGCCCTGAGTGATTTCCGAGCCGTGGCATCTACTTATCATCAGAAGTTGAAGTTCCCAAGTGGAAGAGAAGTAGGGGTTGTTCGGGGTGATCAGAAAGCAGCTCGGTTGTGCTATGTGAATGAGGTAAGGATTGattcaaagaagaagaagagggagGTAGGAATGGTTTCAATAGGTCGAACATCGAAGGTGCACGGACAGAAGGTGCTTCTGATGTCTGAAGAAGGTCATGAGAAGGTGGAATTAATCTCGGGAGCTCAGATTGTCAAATTAGCTGCTGATCTGAGCCCATCAGTGAAGCAAGACTTGGTTGGTTGCTTAAATAAGAACAAAGATGTTTTCGCTTGGTCTGTATCGGAGCTCACAGGGGTCAGTGCAGAAATTATGGTTCATCGATTAAATATTCTTGCGGGAGTAAGACCGATAAAATAG
- the LOC140874110 gene encoding uncharacterized protein: MAQLERIQRSVESPKTPRAQASPTFEQLLRAEDAQWPSHTSPLYGMNHDQEEHTSPTQNKKSVLTKVKEQAKKLRHTLSGKKRHGDEQDEHNSPPAWGVTLDDDDDYDEQDVDPEFLGAPMYESELAPASYIENARQHPRADPVLSEKLILPNSSKLEAADQEKGEPISTSKTISETVSEKFSPAYAAVSDATHTIASKIASLTVTAPESQETSRNASKIHEGAQDTTTHVASISVAPHADYDAKKLSETSGNLSKSGIIPQKWDKGVSMKEYFLNKLEPGEDEKALSQAIKEAISPRKTATTDAGVVDKVKEAVTSFFWNEEQSNSMAKTGGSTSVRPFFSDNPTTPTYTKQNRISTNTHPAKISKSASANYSRHIPISTNAHEENAEEKNLGRILQTN, translated from the exons ATGGCTCAACTCGAAAGGATACAGAGATCGGTTGAGAGTCCTAAAACGCCTAGAGCTCAGGCGTCGCCCACGTTTGAGCAACTATTAAGAG CTGAAGACGCGCAGTGGCCATCACACACGTCGCCTCTCTATGGAATGAATCATGATCAAGAAGAGCACACCAGTCctacacaaaacaaaaaatcgGTTCTCACCAAGGTAAAAGAGCAAGCTAAGAAGTTGAGGCATACTCTGAGTGGAAAGAAGAGACACGGGGACGAGCAAGATGAGCATAACAGCCCCCCAGCGTGGGGCGTTACCTTGGATGATGATGACGATTACGATGAACAAGACGTCGACCCTGAATTTCTAGGAGCTCCAA TGTATGAATCGGAATTGGCTCCGGCAAGCTATATAGAGAATGCCAGGCAACATCCAAGAGCGGATCCTGTGCTTTCTGAGAAACTCATTTTGCCTAACAGCAGCAAACTGGAAGCTGCAGATCAAGAAAAAGGCGAGCCCATTAGCACAAGCAAGACCATCAGCGAAACCGTTTCCGAGAAATTTTCTCCAGCATATGCCGCAGTTTCTGATGCAACTCACACAATTGCATCAAAGATTGCCAGCCTAACTGTGACAGCTCCTGAATCGCAAGAAACATCAAGAAATGCTTCCAAGATTCATGAAGGTGCCCAAGATACTACAACACATGTTGCAAGCATTTCTGTCGCGCCACATGCAGATTATGATGCCAAGAAACTGAGTGAAACCTCGGGAAATTTAAGTAAGTCTGGTATCATCCCTCAAAAGTGGGACAAAGGTGTTTCAATGAAAGAGTACTTCTTGAATAAGCTGGAGCCTGGAGAGGATGAAAAGGCTCTTTCACAGGCTATAAAAGAAGCCATAAGCCCAAGGAAAACTGCAACTACCGATGCAGGTGTGGTTGATAAGGTTAAAGAGGCGGTAACTTCATTTTTCTGGAACGAAGAGCAATCGAACTCAATGGCAAAGACAGGAGGCTCAACTTCTGTCCGCCCCTTCTTCTCAGATAATCCAACTACTCCAACTTACACTAAACAGAATCGAATCTCAACCAATACACATCCcgcaaaaatttccaaatctgCTAGTGCTAACTACTCACGCCATATCCCAATTTCAACCAACGCCCACGAAG AGAATGCAGAAGAAAAAAATCTAGGAAGGATACTGCAAACCAATTGA